AGTACTCCGCGACCGTCTTGGGCCTGGAGCCGATGCGGCGGGCATCGTCCTGCCGGTCCCACTGTTCGACCATCTCGTTCAGCTCGGAGAGCGAGGAAACCTCGGGGACGGGAACGAAGTGATTGCGGCGGAAGTAGCCGATCATCCCTTCGACTCCGCCCTTCTCGTGGGCGGCTTCGATGCCGGGCCGGCAGTAGACGCTTTCGATGCCGAAGTGCGAACGGAAGGCGATCCACCGGTCGGCCTCAACTCTTCCCCGGCTCTGCCCCAGCACCCGGGCGACGGCGGCTTTGAGGTTGTCGTAGCGGACCTTGGTCCGCGGGACCCCGCCCAGAGTCCGCAGTGCTGGACGTGGCCTTCGAAGAAGGCTTCCTGGCCGCAGGAGGCGAACACGCGGTGGACGGCCTTGCCCGAGTACGACAGCCGGAAGGAGAACAGATGGCAGGTCACCAACTCGCCGCCCAGGCGCACGGTCACGTCACCGAAGTCCACCTCAGCGTCGTGACCGGGCAGATGAGTCTGCGGGACGAACGCCTCCAGCGGCGCCTTGCCGGACTCGACCAGGATCTCTGGCTTCCGGCCAGCGACGTAGTAGCGCACCACCCCGTAGGAGACGTCCGCCCCGTGCTCCTCGACCAGACGGTGAAAGATCCGGGTGACCGTGTGCCGCTGCTTACGTGGCGCGTCCAGATCCGCCCGCAGGATCTCATCGATCACCGTCTTGTACGGATCCAGAGTGGTGGCTCGGGGCGTCAGCTTCTTACGAGGTTCCGGCCAGGACGAGTCCAACGCCTTCCGTACCGTCCGCCAGGTCACGCCGTGCTCGCGCTCAAGCTCCCGCATCGACATGCCGCCGCGAGGTCACGCCGGATCGCCGCGTACAGCTCGACCTTTGACATCTGCGGCATGACCAGGACCTTTCGCCAGGAACATCCCGATGCCGCCCTGGCCAGAACCTGAGTGCCTCCCAAACTCAGGCTCTGGCCCACTTCTTGTGGTTGCGTACGCAGGGTGACTGTTGATCTTCATGTGATGTCAGTTGAGATCGCCCGAAAATCGCCCGGCTGGAATGCGGTGTGGTCGACAGTCCTTCGCTGTGAACGAAGTGCTGCCGCAGCTGCATGAATTGCTGTTCTCCTCGATCGACGGTGTGTCCGTGGAGCCGGTCGAGGTGACCGACACAGTCGTCCGGATCGAGGCCCGTACAACTTCCAGTCGGGCGGCCTGCCCGGGATGCGGATGCTGGTCAGGTCGAATACACGGCTCCTACCTGTGCTTTCCCCGTGACCTACCGGCGGTCGGCAGGTTCGTCGTGGTGTCGTTACGGGTGCGTCGGTTCGTTTGCATGGACGATTCCTGTCCGCGCAAGACCTTCGCCGAGCAGGTGTCCGGCCTGACCCGCCGGTTCGGCCGGCGGACCGAGCGGCTGCGATCGACTCTGGTCTCGGTCGGTCTCGCGCTCGCGGGCCGGTCCGGCGCACGGATGACGGACACCTTCGGGGCCCCGGTCAGTCGGAACACCCTGCTGATGCTGGTCACCTCGCTCCCGGACCCGCCCGCCGCCGTGCCTCGCGTGGTCGGCGTGGACGAATACGCCCAGCACAGGGGCCGGATCTACGGAACTGTGCTCGTCGACGTTGAGACACGTCGTCCGATCGACCTCCTGCCCGACCGGGAGGCGGACACGCTCGCGGCCTGGCTCGCCGAGCGCCCCGGCATCCAGATCATCTGCCGCGACCGCGCCCCCTTCTTCGCCGAAGGCGCCACCCGCGGTGCCCCTCAGGCTCTCCAGGTCGCTGACCGGTGGCATCTGTGGCACAACCTTGGCGAGGCTGCGGAGAAATGCGTCTACCGGCATCGCGGCTGCCTGCGCCCCGTGCCGGCACCGCCGGACGAACCACCGCAGAAAACGGATCCGACCACGTCATCGTCCTGGCCGACAGGACACCGGTTCGCCGAGCGCACCCGCGCCAAGCACGCCACCATCCACGCGCTACTGGACGCCGGTCACAGCAAGCGTTCCGTCGCCCGGCAACTCGGCATGACCCTCAACACCGTCATGCGTTTCTCCCGAGCCACCACCCCGGAGGAGATGTTCACCGGCCAGTGGCAAAGCCGTGCGACCCCGCTTGACGCCTACAAGCCCTACCACGACCAGCGCTGGCAGGAAGGCTGCACCAACGCCTGGAAACTGTGGGAGGAGCTCTGCGAGCAAGGCTACCCACGCGGCTACAACAGCGTCCGCGACTACGTCAGCCGGGTACTGCGCGGCAAGCCCCAGCCGGTCGGGCCACGGCCGCCATCCGCCCGTGCCGTCACGCGTTGGATCCTCACGCACCCCGACGCCCTGTCCGAAAGTGACAGGCTCCAGCTCAAGGCCGCGCTGGCGAACTGCCCTGAACTGACAACTTTCGCCGAGCACGTGCGCTTTTTCGCCCACGTGATCACCCACCTGCAAGGCGCCCATCTCCCGCAGTGGATCGAATCGGCCAGAGCCACAACCGACCTGATCAATCTCAGCCGGTTCGCCCAGCACCTCGAACGCGACCTCGACGCCGTCACCGCCGGCCTCACACAGCCCTGGAACTCGGGTGTCGTAGAGGGGCACGTCAACCGCATCAAGATGCTCAAGCGCCAGATGTTCGGTCGCGCAGGCTTCGAACTCCTGTGCAAATGGGTCCTGTTGGCGTGCCCGGGTGTCACCATCTCATACGAGGCGGACAAGAGCCGTATGTCCATTACAAAGCCACGAAGCGTGAGTCGGCGCGTCACTGCTCATCTAGGGATGCCTGCCGGGCAAGGAACTCCTCGAACGCCGCCCTCTGCTTCGGATCCATGAAGCCTTGGCGCACATTCCGGGCCTTCTCCTGGAGCCAGTGAGCCTCGTCGGGGGCCAGTAGCTCGGCGACCACCACGCCTTTGCGAGCAACCGCCGTACGCCCTCCTACGCGACGACGAAAGAGCGTGAACGTGCCGAATTCCTTTGGATGGGCCAGTTCCGGCTCCTCCGCCACAGCCTGGTTCTCGTCCCCAGCTCCACTCGTCGGGTAGGCGGTGGGGGCCCAATGCTCCCAGAGCGCCAGCGTGGCCGCGGGCACCAGCACCGCGCGTTCCGACTCTTCACGCCCCTCCCACATGAACGTGACAGAGACGGGCTCGCCGACCGCCTCGGCCAACCCGAGCACCCTCTCCATCTCATCGTTGATCGGGTAACCCGCCACTACATCAATCTGAATGCCCATGGGGCCTGAGGCTACTGGCCACTTCCGACATGCCAGGCCCACAGCTCCTGCGGCTCGTCGACCACGGCCCACCACGTGGACCGTCCGAAACCGATAATTTCACCGACTGAGCGCCTGCCCGAAGCAAATACTGTGACGGTGAGCAACCGCTCCACACAATTTGGGCCCGAGCCCCCAAAGATGAACGAAGCCAATCGTGGGCTAGGCGCTGCGCGCCCGGCGCCCGGACGTCTTCTTGGCAGCGGCTTTCTTCGTGGTCTTCTTCGCGGTGGTCTTCTTGGCCGACTGCTTCTTCGCGGTCTTCTTCGGCAGCTCGTGGACGTCGGCGTCTTCGCCGCGGGGCTGTCCTGGCTTTCTGCACGGACTCGTTCAGGGCGGCATTCAGGTCCACCAGCTGGCCCGTCTTCTCCTCGGGCTCCTCCAGCTTCGGTGGCTCGCGGTGTTCGCGCTTGGCTTCGATGATCTGCTCGACGGCCTCGGTGTAGGCGTCGTGGAACTCGTCGCCTACTAGATCGTCGCTGGGCATGCTGTCCATGAGCGCGAGTGCGCCGTCGATCTCCTCATCGCTCAACTCGACCGGCGGTGGTAGCAACTCCTCCGGCGACCTGATCTCATCCGGCCAGCGCATCGCGTGCAGAACGATCATGTCGTCCCGCACCCGCAGCAGGCCCAGCGGCTTCCGTCCAGACCAGGCGTACTTCGCGACGGCCACCTTGCTGCTGCGGTCCAGTGCCATGCGCAGCAGCTTGTACGGCTTCGCTGCGACCTGCCCGCTCGGGGCCAGGTAGTAGCCCTCGCCGATGCGGATCGGGTCCACGGACTCCAGCGGGACGAACGCTTCGATCTCGATCACCTTGGCTGTCGGCAGGGGCAGGTCGCGCAGTTCGTCGTCGCTGATCGGGATGACCTGCTCTTTGGTCAGCTGGTAGCCCTTGCTGATCTCGTTGTTGCGGACCTCGCGGTCCTCGATCTCGCAGTACTTCCTGACCCGTACCCGGCCCATGTCCTCCAGGTGGTACTGGTGGAAGCGGATCCGGATCGAGTGGTCCTCGGTGGCGCTCTGGACGTTGATCGGAACGGTCACGAGACCAAAGCTGATGGCACCTGACCACACGGTTCCTCCGCGGCTACCCCGAGCAACACCAGGCTATGAGGGCAACCACAGCCGCGCATGTGCACCACAGGCCCCGGGGGAGGAGTCGCCCTGGGGCCCGGCTTTGGAGTCGTGCTGCTCAACGACAGCGCGCGTCAGGTGTCACGCGGTGGCCGGCTGCGGCATCTCCAGCACCTCGGCGATCTTCCGAGCCAGCTTCGCGACGTGAGGCGGCAGGTAGCTGTCCAGGGCCCGCGGACGCGGTGGCGCTGGAGGCCCGCAAGGCCTCCGAGGGCGAGACCGCCGAGCCGCCCCTGCCAGTCCCGTCCGCAGACCCGGGCGATGGGTTTGCTGCGACGGTGACGTTCCTGTCCGACTGGAAGCTATCCCACCTTTCGCCCGACGACCGGCCGCTGCCGTCGGTGGCCCACTACGACCAGCTCCTGCAAGGCCGTGGCCGCACGGCCGGGCGCGAGAAAGAGGGGTCATGACACTGCGCAAGCGCGGACTGACCGAAGAAGCCGCCATCGCCTCGATCGACCAGGCCTGCCGCCTGCTGCGGCTGCCCTCCATCCGGCAGCAGCTCCCCGAGCTGGCCGACGGCGCCGCCCGCGACCAGATGTCGTATCGGGCGTTTCTGGCCGAGCTGCTGATGGCCGAGTGCGACGACCGGGCCCGCCGGCGTTCCGAGCGCCGGATCAAGGCCGCCTCCTTTCCTTGCGACAAGTCCCTTCGGGCCTTCGACTTCGACGCCAACCCGAGCATCGACCCGGCCACCGTCAACACCCTGGCCACCTGCGACTGGGTCAAGAAGGGCGAGCCGCTCCGCCTGATCGGCGACTCGGGCACCGGCCAAGTCCCACCTGCTGATCGCACTGGGCACCGAGGCCGCGATGCAGGGCACCGGGTCCGCTACACCCTCGCCACGAAACTGGTGAACGAGCTGGTGGAAGCTGCGGACGAGAAGCTGCGGACGAGAAGCAGTTGGCCAAGCCTATCGCCCGCTACGGCCGCGTCGACCTCCTCTGCATCGACGAACTCGGCTACAACTCGACCGCCGCGGCGCGGAACTGCTCTTCCAGGTTCTGACCGAACGCGAGGAGACGAACAGCGTCGCCATCGCCTCCAACGAGTCCTTCAGCGGCTGGACCAAGACGTTCACCGACCCCAGGCTCTGCGCGGCGATCGTGGACCGCCTCACCTTTCAACGGCGCGCGATCACCCAGACCGGCACCGAGTCCTACCGCCTGGCCCACACCAAGGCCCAGGCCGAACGCGCCGAGGCCAGCTGACCGACCGACACGCAGCCGGGGCCGCCCGATAACCAGCCAAGCCTGGAGACGGTGCGAACTGTTAAGGGTGACCGCAGGTCATCGCCCTGGCGATGCCGAAGGCGCCGTGCAACTGCGCAGGAAACGGCTCAGACGACCACGACCCGGCGCCCGCGCGTGTGACCGGCTTGGCTGTCGATGTGGGCCGCCGCGGCCTCGGCGAGTGTGTACGACTTCTCGACCGGGATGTGGAGCTTTCGCCGCGAGATGAGGCCGGCGGCCTCGGCGAGCGCATCCGGCACGCTCCCGGCCACGCCGGAGAACCGGACACCGAGCTCCGGCGCATCGAGATCGGCGATGGAGATCACCTTCTGCGGGTCCCCGGTCAGCTCGACGAGCTCGCGGATCACGCCCGAGCCGGCGAGATCGAGGGCCGCGTCGACATGGCCGAGCTGCCGCACTCGCTCGACCCAGCCCTCGCCGTACGTCGTGGCGAGGGCTCCCAGGCTCCGCAGATAGTCCTGGTTCGCGGCCCCGGCGGTGCCGATCACCGTGATGCCGCGGTCGCGGGCGATCTGCAGCACCGCCGATCCGACTCCCCCGGACGCACCGCTGACCAGCAGCGTCTGTCCGGGCTGCACACCGGCCTCGCGGATGATGCGCAGCGCGGTCTCCACCACGGAGGGGTACCCGGCGGCCTCTTCGAACGTCAGACCCTCAGGCATACGGGCCCAGGCCGATAGCACGGCGAACTCGGCATAGGTGCTGGAGCCTTCGCCGAACACGTGGTCGCCGACCTCGACCCCGTCGACGCCCTCGCCGACCTCGTCCACCACCCCGGCGGCGTCCAGCCCGACTCCGGCGGGCAACTCGATCGGATGGGCCTTCAGGATCTGGCCTTCACGGACCCTCCAGTCGACGGGGTTCACGCCCGCCGCCCGCACGGCGATGCGTATCTGGCCGGGGCCCGCGTGGGGCTCCTCGGCATCTATGAGTTGCAGAACGTCCGGGCCGCCGAACTCGGCGAAGCTCACTTTTTTCATGCGGGGGAACGTAGCACCTAACCGTTAGGGTTTTGAAACTGCTCCGGTTTCGTACCTGATAGCGTTAGGGCATGACCGTGCCGTCCGGACGCCGTGAGCGCAAGAAGGCCGCGACCCGCCAGAAGATCGCCGGCACCGCCCTGCGGCTCTTCCTGGAACGCGGGTACGACGCGGTGGGTATCCGTGAAGTGGCCGCTGAGGCCGACGTGGCCGTCACCACGCTCTTCTCCCACTTCGCCTCCAAAGAGGCCCTGGTTTTCGAGCAGGACGAAGACTTCAAGCAACGCCTCACGCAGGCGGTCACCGGCCGGGCGCCGCACGAGCCGCTCATCCCTGCGCTGCGCCGCGAGATCCAGGCCCTGGTGCGACATTGCACGGCGGACAGCGCCGCCCCGATCTGGCGCATGATCGACGAATCACCCGCCCTGCGGAGGTACGAGGAGTCGATGAGGCTGCGCCACGCGGAGACGCTGGCAACCGCCATCGCCGCCGATCCCGAACTGTCACAGACCGC
This is a stretch of genomic DNA from Streptomyces hawaiiensis. It encodes these proteins:
- a CDS encoding ISL3 family transposase; the encoded protein is MNEVLPQLHELLFSSIDGVSVEPVEVTDTVVRIEARTTSSRAACPGCGCWSGRIHGSYLCFPRDLPAVGRFVVVSLRVRRFVCMDDSCPRKTFAEQVSGLTRRFGRRTERLRSTLVSVGLALAGRSGARMTDTFGAPVSRNTLLMLVTSLPDPPAAVPRVVGVDEYAQHRGRIYGTVLVDVETRRPIDLLPDREADTLAAWLAERPGIQIICRDRAPFFAEGATRGAPQALQVADRWHLWHNLGEAAEKCVYRHRGCLRPVPAPPDEPPQKTDPTTSSSWPTGHRFAERTRAKHATIHALLDAGHSKRSVARQLGMTLNTVMRFSRATTPEEMFTGQWQSRATPLDAYKPYHDQRWQEGCTNAWKLWEELCEQGYPRGYNSVRDYVSRVLRGKPQPVGPRPPSARAVTRWILTHPDALSESDRLQLKAALANCPELTTFAEHVRFFAHVITHLQGAHLPQWIESARATTDLINLSRFAQHLERDLDAVTAGLTQPWNSGVVEGHVNRIKMLKRQMFGRAGFELLCKWVLLACPGVTISYEADKSRMSITKPRSVSRRVTAHLGMPAGQGTPRTPPSASDP
- a CDS encoding ATP-binding protein; this encodes MTEREETNSVAIASNESFSGWTKTFTDPRLCAAIVDRLTFQRRAITQTGTESYRLAHTKAQAERAEAS
- a CDS encoding NADP-dependent oxidoreductase → MKKVSFAEFGGPDVLQLIDAEEPHAGPGQIRIAVRAAGVNPVDWRVREGQILKAHPIELPAGVGLDAAGVVDEVGEGVDGVEVGDHVFGEGSSTYAEFAVLSAWARMPEGLTFEEAAGYPSVVETALRIIREAGVQPGQTLLVSGASGGVGSAVLQIARDRGITVIGTAGAANQDYLRSLGALATTYGEGWVERVRQLGHVDAALDLAGSGVIRELVELTGDPQKVISIADLDAPELGVRFSGVAGSVPDALAEAAGLISRRKLHIPVEKSYTLAEAAAAHIDSQAGHTRGRRVVVV
- a CDS encoding TetR/AcrR family transcriptional regulator, translating into MTVPSGRRERKKAATRQKIAGTALRLFLERGYDAVGIREVAAEADVAVTTLFSHFASKEALVFEQDEDFKQRLTQAVTGRAPHEPLIPALRREIQALVRHCTADSAAPIWRMIDESPALRRYEESMRLRHAETLATAIAADPELSQTATASRTIARFVIDAYSLAREAADPEAAVDEIFRMIEAAWEVTCPSRRA